A region of the Sandaracinaceae bacterium genome:
GCGTTCGCTCGTGACCGGCACGAATTCGGCGCCATCTTCGGGTTAGAACTGCACGCGGATCGGTGCAAGCCCCATACCTCGGACGTCGCTGGACGATCGGGGGGATTCTCGAGCGGTGAGGTGCGTAAGGCGCGCGGCACCGTGAAAAGGGCCGCGCGCCGCGCTGCGATCGGCCGCGGGAGCTACGCGCCTTCGCGCGCGAGGGCGCCGCGGAGCTTCTCGAGGGCCATCGCCTCGAGCTGACGCACCCGCTCGCGGCTGAGGTTCAGCTCCTCGCCGATCTCGCGGAGCGTGAGGCCGTCGGCGTTGTTGCCGTCCATGCCGAAGCGGCGACGCAGGATGAACTGCTCGCGGTCGCTGAGGACCGACAGGATGCGCTCGGCCGTGCCCTCGCGCTCGCGCGCGATGACCGCGTCGTCGACCTGCTGGGCGTCGTCGTCGCAGAGCACCTCGTCGAGCGAGCGGTCGCCGTCCTCACCCATGGGGGCGTGGATGGACACCGAGCGCGTCGTCGCCTCCAGCGAGCGCCGGACCTTGTCGACCGTCATGCCCACCTCTTCGGCGAGCTCCTTCTCGCTCGGCGCGCGCCCGTAGCGCTGCGTGAGCTGACGCTCCGCCCGGCGGAGGCGCTTGCGCTTCTCGGTCATGCCGAAGGGCACGCGCACGGTCTCCGCGTGACGCGTGACCTCGCGGGCGATGCTCTGGCGGATCCACCAGGTGGCGTAGGTGCTGAAGCGCGTCCCCACGCGGTGGTCGAACTTGTCGACCGCGCGCATGAGGCCGAGGTTGCCCTCCTGGACGAGGTCCGGGAACGGCACGCCCGAGCCGCGGTAGGCCTTGGCGAGCATCACCACGAGCCGGAGGTTCGCCTCGGCGAGGGCGTTGCGACGCGCCTCGAGGCGGCGGCGCTTGGCGTCGAGGACCGGCCACACGCGGCGCAGCACCGGGCGACGGCGACCGAGGTTGTCCTCGGCGCGGCGGATGATCTCGATGGCCTGGTCGTCCTCGCGCCCGTCGGCGGCGGCGAACGCGCGCAGCTCGCGATGCACGCGGGCCACCACGTCCTGGATGCGCTCCCGGTGGAGGCCCATGTGACGGACGATCTTGCCGCGCTGATCCCACGCGCGGTCGCGACGGACGCGACGCTCGGCCGCGCTGCCCCGCTTGGAGCCGGCCATCTTCCCGATGCGCTCCTCGACCTTCGCGGCCTTGCCGAGGTTCTTGGTCAGCTCGGCCCGGCCCTCGAGCCCCTCGTAGCGGCCGAGGTGGGCCACGCCGAGCACGTCGATCTCTTCCGCCTCGAAGCGGCGATGCCAGGTCAGGACCTCAGGCAAGGAGAGGCCGTTGTCGAGGATGCAGTCGAGGCAGTCGCGCTCGGCCTCCTCGATGAGCTGGGCAGCCGCCACCTCACCCGCGCGGTCGAGCGGCGGCTGGAGCTCGCCGAGCCCGGCGAGGTAGAGGTCGAAGGGGTCACGGGTGCTGCGGCCCGTGCGAGCGCGCGGCCGGCGCTCGGCAGTGGCAGTCGTCTTCTTCATGGCTTCTCGGGGGTGCGCGGCGGCTAGAGGAGGCGGGGTGCGAGGTTCGTTCGTGTCCGTCCGGGTCGGTCGGGGGTCTCCCGACCCGGACCACGCTGCCTCCCCCCGGGAGCCTTGCGCTGGGTGGCGCTGGGCTCCGGTCGCGCGGTACGCCGGATCATGAGGCCGGGACTCGAGCTTGCAAGCCGAAGCCGTAGAAAGCTCACGAGACCTGACCAGGACTCGGTTTTGTGAGGCTTTTTCGGGGTTCGGGCAAGCGTTCGCCGGAAAAATCCGTTTTTGGCCGCGAACCCCAGTCCGAAATCGAGGGTAAAGAGCGATAGAGAAGCCAGTGGTAGAGGCGCCGCGGGAGGAAGCGGCGAAGCGCGTCGAAGAGACGGGCGTCGAAGGTCGCCAGCACCCGGAGCGGCGGGGTCGGGTCGGCCATGGTCCGCAGCACCGCGCGCGCGACCTTCCACTCCGGGGTGGCCAGCCAGCCCCGCATCATGCGGGCGATGAACGGCCCCATGTGCTCGTAGTGGGCGTGATAGGGGTCGTGGTCGTCGTCGTGGGAGCGCCGGCTCATCGGCGTGTAGCGCACGCGCTCGAACGAGCCGCTGCGGATGAAGCCCGGCTCGATGAGGCTGACCCGGATGTTCCACGGCCGGACCTCGTACCAGAGAGCCTCGCACGCGCCCTCGAGCGCGAACTTCGAGGCGCTGTAGACGGCCATGGTGGGCATGGCCATCATGCCGCCCACCGAGCTGACGGTCAGGATGTGCCCGCCCCCGCGGTCACGCATGCCGGGCAGGACCAGCCGGGCCAGCTCCATCGGCGAGCGGAAGTTCACGTTCATCTGCTCGAGGCGCTCGTCCTCGACCACGTGCTCGACCACGGCGCGATAGGAGACGCCGGCGTTGTTGATCAGCACGTCGACCCCGCCCCAGCGATGGTAGGCCTCGCCGATCACTTCGCTCCGCATGGCCGGGCTCGTGACGTCCAGCGGCCGCAGGTGCACCCGCTCCGACTCCGTCACGCCCGCCGCCGCGAAGCGGGGCATCGAGCTGGGCCGGGCGGTGAGGATCAGGCGGTGCGGCGTGGCGAGCAGCCGGCGCGCGATCTCGAGCCCGAGCCCGGTGCTGGCGCCGGTCAGGAGGACGGTCCGTGGCTGATCGCTGCGCCTCACCACTCCTGTATGTAGGGCGGCGCGCCGCCGTCACCTCGTCCCGGATCGGGGAGTCAGAGACCGGCCGCTCAGCCGACCACGCGGTTTCGGCCACCTTCTTTGGCGCGGTAGAGCGCGGCGTCGGCGAGCTCCTGCGCATCGGAGAAGGGGAGCGTGCAGGTCCAGAGCGCCACGCCGATCGACATCGTGACCGCGGCCGTCTCCTCGGCCGACACGGGGACCGGGGCGCGGCAGAGGCGGGCCCGGAGGCGCTCGGCGGTGGCGCGGGCGCCCTGCCAGGTCCCCTCGGGGAGGAGCACCATCAGCTCCTCGCCGCCCACCCGGAACGCCTGGTCGTCGCCGCGCAGCTCGCCCCGGAGGAGATCCGCCACGTGGCGAAGCACCGCGTCGCCGCCCGCGTGGCCGTGCGCGTCGTTGATGGCCTTGAAGTGGTCGAGATCGATCGCGAGCACGCCGACGTCGCGGTCGTGACCGACGAAGCCCTCCGCCGCCTCCATCATCGCGCGTCGGTTGCCGAGCCCGGTGAGCGCGTCGGTCCGCGCCTGCTCTTCGGCGTCGCTGAGCGCCGCCGCCAGCTCCTCGGCCCGGCGCCGGCTCTCGTGCGCGGCCTCGACCGCCTCCCGGACGGCGCCGTGGCGATGCACCGCCGCCTCGACGAGGGAGCCCGCGTGCTGCAGCAAGGTGCCGCGGAGCAGGTCCAAATCCTGGATGTCCTCGGCCTCCGCGAGCTGCTGTCGGATCTCGGCGAGGCGCGTCGTGTGGATCTCCTCCCCCTCGGAGAGCCCGCCCAGGGTCTCGATCAGCTCGCCGACGCAGCGCTTCATGATCTCGCCGCCCTCTCGCGTGCGCGCGGCGTGCAGCGAGAACGCCTCGAAGAGGAGGCCCAGGGTGCGGACCGGCTTGTCGTCGGGCCCGTCGAGCTCGGAGACCTTCAGCAGCTCCGCGAGATCGGCGACGGCGGCGCGGAGCCCGAAGGCGTGCGCCACCGGCTGCGCCGCGAAGACGACGCGGTGGAAGAGCTCGACCGCGAAGCCGCCGCCGCCCCGCTCGACGGGGGGCAGGCTGACCGTGCGCAGCCGCTCGGCCAGCTCGGCGTAGTCCTCGGGCACCATCGCGCGCCCCACGTCCGACTCGATGTCGGCCAGGATCTCGCGGGCGCCCTCGAAGTCTCCCGGCAGCGCGAGGCGGAGCAGCCGCAGCGACTGCGCGAGGGCGTCGCTCATCGCGCGGGCCGCCCGGAGCTGCTTGGGTCGCTTCGCCTGGGTGGTCGCGCGGAGCTCCGCCGCGAGCGCGTCGCCGCGGCCGCGATCGACGGGGTCCAGATCCTGCGCCGTCAGCGCCTGGCGTCGCCCCCCGAAGCGCTGGCGCTCGGGGGCCTCGACCCTCTCGGCTGCCTTGGCGCCCTTTCGTCGTCCCCCGAAGAAGCTCATCCCGGCTGATCTCCCTGCGCGTCGGTCGCCGCCGCCGCGCGCGTGCCCTCGGAGTCCGGCTCGGGCGGGCGCGTGAACACGAACTCGACCCGGCGGTTCTGGGATCGCCCGTCGTCGGTCTGGTTGTCGGCGATGGGGCGCGTCTCCGCGTACCCCGCGATGCTCATCGCCTCCGGGTGCAGCCCCGTCGTCTGCAGGTAGCGCAGGACCGCGGTCGCGCGGGCCGCGGACAGCTCCCAGTTCGAGGGGAAGCGCGAGGTGTGGATCGGGCGGTCGTCGGTGTGCCCCTCGATGGCGAGCTCCTGCGTGAACTCGGTGCTGAGCTCGGCGATGCGCGTGAGGATGGGCAGCGACTCGTCCTTGAGGTGATCCGAGCCGACGTCGAAGAGCACCGCGTCCCGGACGCGGAGCGCCACGCCCCGGTCGGTGACCTCCACGTCGACGACCTCCTCGAGCCCTTGCTGGCGGAGGCGTTCGCGGACCCGCGCCGCGAGGGCCAGCGTGGGCGCCTGCGGCAACACCGACGGGTCCGTGGGCGAGCCGCCGGGGGCGACGCTCACCGGGGTGTCGCTCCGGGTCTGGAAGTCGCCCGGGCTCTCGAACTGCACGCCGAACGCCTCACGGACCGAGCCCATCATCGTGCGGAACTCGACGACGTCCATGTTGGCGAAGGACAGGAGCAGCACGAAGAACGTCAGCAGCAGCGACATCATGTCGGCGAAGGTCGCCATCCACGCGGGCGCTCCCTCCTCGACCTCTTCCTCGTCACCGTCCATCTCAGGCCGCCTTCTTCTCGCCCTCGCGCTCGGTCGGAGCGAGGCGTGCCTCGAGCTTCTCCTGGATGACCGCCGCGTTCTGGCCCTTGACGATGGACTGGATGCCCTCGATGACGACGACCATCCGCGCCGTCTCCTCCTTGCTGCGGAGGCCGAGCTTCTCGGCGATGGGACCGCAGACCACGAACGCGACGACCGCGCCGTACATCGTGGTCAGGAGCGCGACCGCCATGGCCGGTCCGATCGACGAGGGATCGTCGAGCGACTGGAGCATCTGCACCAGGCCGATGAGGGTGCCGATCATGCCCATCGAGGGCGCGGTGGCGGCCATGAACTTGAACAGCTTCTGACCGCGGCTGTGGCGGTCCTTCATCGCGACCAGCTCCGCCTGGAGGGTCCCGATGATCTCCTCCTCCGGCATGCCGTCGACCGCCATGCGGATGCCCTTGGCCATGAAGCCGTCGTCGATCTGCTCCTTCTCGAGCGCGAGCACGCCCTCGCGGCGGGCGATGGCGCTGAGCTCGACGATGCGCTTGATGGTGTCGCTGGCGCTGGCGACCTTGCCGCCCTTGATGGCGTTCATCGCGACCTTGAAGGCGCCGAGCACGCGCTCGAGCCGCTCCATGATGAGCGTGCACGCCATCGTACCGCCGAGGACGATCAGCAAGCTGGGGATGTCGATGAACGAACCCAGCGACCCGCCCATGACGATCGAGCCGAGGATGAGGCCGAAGCCGAGTACGATGCCTACGATCGTTGCGATGTCCACCTGACGTCTCCTCCGAGCGGCCTCCCGCCGCTCTCGTTCTCTCTATCGGCGGACAGATGCCCCGACTTGAGTCAACCGGTCGCGGCCATCTGCGGCGGCGAGGTGTCGGAGCGCCGCGGCGCCCCCTCGAGCAGGTCGCTCGCCGCGTCGCAGGAGCGCGCGTCGAGCTCCACCCCGTAGTGGAACCCCGCCACCGAGACGTGGCGCACCACGCCGCGGAGCTGCGGTCGGCCCGGCAACCCCACGAGGGTCAGCGACAGCTCGTCGCCGATCTCTCCGCCGAGGTGGCCTTCGATCATGGTCCCGCGCGGCGAGAGGTCCTTCATGCGCGCCTGGAACGTGCGGCCGCCGAACGCGACGCGGAGCGCGTGGTCCGTCTCCACGCGCTCTTCGCGCCGGAGGTAGTCGATGAGGGTGACCCCGAGGATCTTCTCGTCCGTCTCGCGCACCGGCTCGTCGCTGACGTTGCCCGGGTCCTCCGCGGGCGGCGCCTGGCGCGCCTCGCGGATGGCCTGCACGTCTTCGGTGACGAGCGCCTCTGCGAGGCTGCGGAGCGCGAGGCTGGCCTCGTGCCCCGGGTGGCTGAGCAGGAAGGGGCGGCGCCGCGTCACGGAGTGATGGACCTCGCGGTTCATCGACAGGTGGGCGCCCACGGGGACCGCCACGTCCAGGAAGTCGCTCGCCATGCGCGAGAGCGCGGCGAGCACCTTCCGCTGGTGCGGCCCCTCGAGCATGTTGCCGACGATGCGCGTGGCGAAGCCGGTCGTGACCTGCTCGAAGGCGTGGTCGAGCCCGGCGCGCTCGTCGCGCGCGCGGCGGCGCAGGTCGCTGACGCGGTCGGTCTCGCGGTGCCCACAGACGAGCTTGAAGGCCTCGCGCTGGGCGTGGTTCTCGAGCCGCTGGGTGAGCCCCCGGTGCACGGCCGCCTTGAGGAAGCAGTAGGCGTTCTGCATCGCGGGCAGCTGCGGAGAGCTGACCACCAGGCGCAGATCGCCCAGCTCGAAGAAGTCGAGGACGTTGAAGCTCACCCCGGCGCCGACGTCGATGACCACCACCTCGGCGTCGAGCCGGCGGATGTGGCGCATGACCTTCAGCTTCTGCGCGTGGTTGAGGTTCGCCGCGCCCGGGACCGCGCCGATGCCCGGCACCAGGAACAGGCGCGGGGCGCCGGTCGGGCTCGCGATCTCCTCGAGCGACCGCACGTCCTTGTCGAGGAAGGCCTGGAGCGACTGCCCGGGCCGGTCGATGCCGAAGAGGGTGTGTTGGTTCGCGGCGCCGAGGTCGGCGTCGATGATCACGGTTCGAAAGCCGAGATCAGCGATCGCCACACCCAGGTTGGCGGCGACGACGCTCTTGCCGACGCCCCCTTTGCCGCCTCCGACGGAGATGCAGACCGGTCCGGAATGAGTCACGTGAGCTGAATCGGCCGTGCGTTGGAGATCTTGAGCGACGACGCTCGGACTCTCAGCCCACCCGGCGGAGCTTCGCCCGGATCGGGACCTCGGTCTCGTAGACGCGCTTGACGCCGTCGCCGAGGGAGGCCTCCACCGCGCGGATGTCCCGCACGAGGCGCGCGAAGCCCTGGGGCTCGATGGACGCGGACTGGTCGCTGCCGAACATCGCCCGGTCCAGGGTGACGTGGCGCTCGACCACGCAGGCCCCGAGGGCGACCGCGGCGACGGAGGTGGCCAGGCCGAGCTCGTGCCCGGAGTACCCGATCGGCACGCCGTAGCGCTCCTTCAGCATCGGGATGCAGTGAAGGTTCAGCTCCTCGTTCTTCGAGGGGTAGGTGCTCGTGCAGTGCAGGATGATGAGGTCGTCGGTGCCGAGGACCTCGACCGCGTGGTCGATCTCCTCGAGCGTGCTCATCCCGGTGCTGATGATGATCGGCTTGCCGGTGGCGCGCTTCGCGCGGAGCAGCGCGTCGTCGGTGATGCTGGCCGACGCGACCTTGTAGGCCGGCACGTCGAACTGCTCCATGAAGGCGACCGAGGGCTCGTCCCAGCAGCTCGCGAACCAGTGAAGGCCCTTCTCCGCCGCGTGCCGCCCGATCGCGTGGTAGGCGTCGGCGTCGAACTCGAGGTGGCGCTTGAGGTCACCGTTCGTGGTGCCGAAGGGCGTCTCGCGGGGGCGCGCCAGCTCCTCGGCCGTGTAGACGATGTCGAGGGTGCGCTTCTGGAACTTCACCGCGTCCGCGCCGGCCTCGGCCGACACGTCGGTCAGCTGGTTGGCGAGCGCGACCTCGCCGTTGTGGTTGATGCCGATCTCGCCGATGACGTAGCAGGGCTCGCCGTCGCCGACCCAGCGCTCTCCGATCTTTACCTTGGTCATGATTCTTTCCCTTCTTCAACCGAACAGCAGCTGCTCCGCGACATCGCAGATGGCGTGGAGGGCGGCGGTGTGGATCTCCTGAACTCGCGCCGTGTGACGCGAGGGTGCTCTGAGGACGAGGTCGGCGGTGGGGCTCCCGCCCTGGCCGACGATCGCGATGGTGGTCAGCCCGAGCTCGTTCGCGGCGTCGAGGGCCGCGAGCACGTTCTTGCTCGTGCCGCTGGTCGACATGCCGACGAGGACGTCGCCGCGTCGGCCGAGGCCGCGCACCTGACGAGCGAAGACCTCTTCGTAGCCGTAGTCGTTCGCGATGCAGGTGATGACCGAGGGGTCGACGGTGAGCGAGACGGCGGGCAGCGCGGCCCGCTCCATGCCCATCCGGCCGATCAGCTCGGCGACGAAGTGCTGCGCGTCGGCCGCGCTGCCGCCGTTGCCGCAGGCGAGGATCTTGCCCCCGCCGCGGATCGACTCCGCGCAGACGGCGCCGGCCTCCGCGATCTGGGTGGGCAGGGTCTGCGCCGCGAGCGCCGCGGTGCGGCTGAGCTCGAGGAGCGCCTCCCGCGCCCGGATGACGCCGACGTCTTCCTCGCGCTCGAGGTCTTCCCGCTCGATGGCCTCCCGCTCGACGACCATCCCCCACGCGGGGCCGGGCTTCACCGGGGCGCTGGAATCGGGCCAGAGGCTGTCTTCGAGCGACATGGATTCTTCACGCGACACGGCGCACTCCTTCCGAGGCGTCGCGCCGCGCCGCGAGGATGGCGTCCGCCACCTCTCGCACCGCGCCGTCGCCGCCGATCTTCTCCGTCACCCAGACCGCCGCCGCCTTCGCGGCCGGGGTCGCGTCCGCGACCACGACGGGCACGCCCACCTGCTCGAGCGCGCCGAGGTCGTTCACGTCGTTGCCGACGAACGCCACCTGGCGCGGCGAGAGCTTCGCGTCCGCCAGGATCCGGCCGACCGCGGCGCGCTTGTCCGCGATGCCCTGATGGCAGCGGATGCCGAGCTTGGCGCAACGCGCGGCCACGACCGGGTTGGTCTCGGTGGAGACGACCTCCACCCGCACCCCCGCGTCCCGCAGGCGGGCGATGCCCCAGCCGTCCCCGCGGTGGCAGGTGACCGACTCGGTGCCGGTCTGGTCGACGCTGACGCGGTTGTTGGTCAGCACCCCGTCGAAGTCGAGGAGCACGAGCGAGAGCGGCGCGAGGAGCGCGGGGTCCGCCTTGGGCACCTCGCTGATGAGCAGCGCCTCCATCAGCGCGAGGTCCTCCGGCTCGTCGACCTGGAAGGAGTCCCGCATGCGCATGGGGTAGGTGGCGACCTTCCCGCCGAGGCGGTTGTTCTGCTCGCGGAGCACCCACGGGGCGAAGACGTAGATGGAGCCGTTCTCGACCACGTCCTCGGGCGCGTCCTGCCGGCGCGGGCGGTGCGTGTGGTCGTAGTTGAGCGAGCGCGGCCCGTCGCCGTGCTGACGCCACACGAAGCCGTGGGTCGGGCAGCAGGAGAAGAGCGAGTCGGCCTCGGCCTCGACCAGCGTGGCGATGGCGTCGCCGATGTCGTTGGGCTGCCGGAAGGGCGACGTGCACTGCAAGAAGACCACGAGGTCGGGCACGTAGCCGTCACGGGCCTCGAGGGTGTCGAGGGTGTGGGTCAGCGCGGACTCGCTCGAGGCGGTCGGGCCGGCGAGCGTGGTCGGCCGCTCGATCACCTCCGCGCCCCAGGCGCGCGAGACCTGCGTGATCTCGCGGTCGTCGGTCGAGACGACCACCCGGGTCACCGCCTCGGTGCGGAGCGCCTGCGTGATCGTCCAGGCGATGAGCGGGCGGCCGCCGAGGGCGCGCACGTTCTTGCGAGGGATGCCCACCGAGCCGCCGCGGGCGGGGATGATGGCCAGGATCTCCTTGCGCTGTTTCATCGGGCCGCGACCTCCGCCAGGAACGGGCTCTGCTTCACGCGGAGCTGGCCGAGCGTGGCGCCGACCAGCGCGCGGGTCTCGCGCTGCGCGATCTGGACGAGCTCCGCCTTGCGCGTCTTCGCCTGCGCGCTGAGCGCGTCCCGCTGGGCCGAGGCCTCGCGCACGGCCGAGACGAAGCGCTCGGTGCGGCACTCGCGGTCGAAGTCGAAGAGATCGATGTGCTGGCTCTTCGGCGAGCCGAACTCCTCTTGCATCCACCCGTTCGAGCGCGTGGTGGAGAGGCTGACCACCGGGGTGCCCATCGCCCAGGGCAAGATCACCGAGTGAAGGCGTTGACCGAGCACGAGGTGGAGCTTCTCGTAGACGCCGGCGAGCAGGCCGGGGTGCAGCAGGTCCGCGCCCTGGTAGATGGCCGGCACCTCCTCGTGGAGCAGCAGCAGCGCGTCCTCGGGGAGCGAGGCGCGCAGCAGCCGCCCGACCTCGAGGTCGCCCGCCGTGAGCAGGTGCGGCGTGAAGACGATCTGGTAGCCGTCTTCTTCGACCAGCTGCTTGCAGGTCTCGACGAGGGTCTGGATGTAGCGCTCGAAGCTCTGGCTGAAGGGCGCGGGGAAGCGCTCCTCGGGGCGGTCGATCCGCAGGCAGAGGCCCAGCGACTTCCGGCTCGGGTCGAGGCGCGGCAGGTGCACCCGCGCGGGCTCGACGTGGAGCGCGCAGTCGGGGACGAACGAGACGCCCTCGGTCACCCCGAAGGCCTCCTCGAGCTTCTTCACCGAGCCGTGCTCACGCACCGAGAAGTGGGCCGCGTGCTTCACCGTGGCGCGCACGTGGCTCGCGGTGTGCGCGGGGAAGTGCTCCGGCGCGAAGGCGCGGTAGTTGTAGCCCGTGGAGTAGATCGCGAAGGGCACCTCGAGGCTCGGGATCAGCTCCTCGGGGATGTCGAAGCCCCAGCCGCTGGCGGACTTGTCGGCGCCGCGGTGATAGAGGAAGCCGCCGCCGCCCATGACGAGCAGGTCGTACGACTGGTTGATCGTCGCGATCGTCTCCTCCCGGAAGGGCAGGTCGTAGATGAACGACTGGTCGACGATGACGTCGAGGCCGGCCGCGTCGACGGCGTCTCCGAAGACGCGCAGCCAGCCGGCGAAGATGGCCTGGTCGCCGAGGTTGTTGCCGTTGCCGTTCAGGACGAGCACGCGGCGCTGTGCGTTGTCGGTCATGTTCTGGCGATCCCTTCGGAGCCCGCGAGCCGCGCGTGGCAGAGCTCGATGAGGCGTTGACACTGCTGCTTGAGCGCAGCCGGATGAGGCCCCTCCACCACCGCGGTGGCGAGGGCGAGCGCGGCGCGCGGGGCGCCCGCTCGGGAGAAGACGTCGAGGAGCGCCTCGACGCTCTCGCGGGTGTGCACGGCGAAGCCCGGGCGGCGGAGCATCTGGGTGAGCACGCCGAGGCGGTCCATCGAGACGTGACCCGACAAGATTTCCTCCTTGACGCGCTGCACGTGCCGGTAGGTGTCCAGACGCTCGGCGATCCAGTCGCCGCCCTGCCCCGGGTCGGGGAGCATCGCGTGGGCGAAGGGACGCGGGAGCGTCTCCCCCGGCGTCGCGTCGGGCGTGCCGGTCATGAAGAGCGAGCCGCCGTCGGCCATCTTCTGCGGCGCCAGCCCGGCCCGCGCGAACATCGCGGCTAGGGTGTTGGCGCCGAAGCTCGTCAGGTGCGCGTTCTGGAAGAAGTTGCCCTCGAGCGCGCCGTACGGCTGGGTGACGTTGGGCACCTCGATGAGGAGGGTGCCGCCCGGCTTCAGCCAGCTCGCGAGGCGCGTCAGCGCGGCGAGGGGCTCGTGCAGGTGCTCGAGCACGTGGAACATCTGCACCTGGTCGAAGCGCTCGTCCTCGCTCGGCGCGTACTCCTCGAGGAGCCCGACGAAGACGTCGACGCCGCGGGCGATGGCCTGCGCCGCCTCCTCGGGGCCTGGCTCGACGCCGAAGACCTCGACGCCGCCGAGGCGCTTCATGTGCATCAGGGTCTGGCCGTCGCGGCAGCCCACCTCGAGCACGCGCTGGCCGGCGGTGAGGTCGCCGAGCCGGAGCGCGACCTGCGCCTGGCTCTGGTAGCGGGCCGCGCGGGCCTCGGCGTAGCCCTCGTCGTCCGGGCCGACGAAGCGTCCGCCGCCCGGCACGGGCAGCTTCACCGTGCGGTACTGCGCGCGGTAGGGGCCGCGGTAGTAGGCGTCCATCGCCTCGGGGCACGGCCGCGGGTTCACCCGCACCAGCCCGCAGCCGCGGCACGCGACGTTGCGCACGTCCATCCCGAAGCGCGCGCGGGTGCCGACCACGATGGCGTCGTCGGGGTCCCGGTCGCAGAGCGAGCAGGGCACGCTCTCGTGCTGGGCGGGGTCGGTCCAGGGTTCGGAGGTCACGCCCCAAGCCTCAGCACGATGGATGCCAGGCCCCCTCGGGCCCCGGATCGCGGGCGATTCCATCGAAACAGCCAAGAGCCCGACGCTGGATCGTCGAGCGTCTGACGGTTCTCCGGACCCGAGCGACGGAGACGTGGCGCTCGTCCTACGCGGGCCGCGTGGCGCGCCGCTTGCTGAACGCGAGCGCATGCAGCCCACCCTCTTCGAGAGCGAGACCGGACTCCCCAGCCTGCGCTTCGGCGCCGAGCCCCTGGAGGATCCCGTCGATCCGGTCGTGGCGGCCGAGATGTTCGCGGGGCCCGAGACCGTCTCCGCCAGCGACCACGTCGTGCTCTTCGGAGCGGGGCTCGGCTACCGGGTGCAGCGCCTGCGGGAGCTCGGCCGGGACCCGATCGTGTTCGAGCCGTGCGGCGCCGCGCTCGAGCTGGCCAGGGCGCACGGCCCCGGGGTCGAGGGGGCGCAGGTCTTCACCGATCTGACGAAGCTGCACGAGCACCTGCTCGGGGTCTCGCGGCCCGACCAGAACACCATCCTCCTTCACGCGCCCCCGTACGCCCGCGCGTTCCCGGACGCGCTGAGCGCGGTGGCCAGCCTGATCAACGAGGTGCAGGGCCTGGTGATGCTCCGGCGCAACAGCGTGCAGGAGCGCGCCGCCTTCCTCACCGAGCGCGCGCTCGAGAACCTGCCGCGCCTCGCGGACGTGCCGTCCATCGCGTCGCTCTCGGGGGCGCTCGAGGGAGTGCCCGCGTTCATCGTCAGCGCGGGGCCGTCGCTGGACAAGAACCGGCACCTGCTGGCCGAGGCGTCGAAGCGCGGCGCGGTCTTCGCGGTGAACACCTCCGCCCCCGTCATGGCCGCCATCGACGCGCCGATCGACCTGCTCGTGGCCATCGAGGCGCTGGACGTCTCCGAGCCGATGAAGAAGGCGGCCCACGTGACCCGGGCCCTCGCGCTCGATCTGACGAGCGGCGGCCCCAACTTCGAGGTCGACGTCGCGCGCAAGGTCTGCTTCCTCGCCAACGCGGCGCAGTATCGCTGGCTCGGCGACGCGCTCGGCATCGGCGTGCTCGGCTACGGCGGCTCGGTCGCCACGGCCGCCTTCTCCCTCGCGGCCGCGCTCGGGGCCGACCCCATCGTCGTGCTCGGTCAGGACCTGGCCTACACCGACGGCCGCGGCTACGCGTCCGACACCCTCTTCGAGGGCACGGTGGTGCGGCGCGAGGGCCCGCTCCTCCACATCGACCGGGTGGCGAAGTGGGACGAGATG
Encoded here:
- a CDS encoding DUF115 domain-containing protein; this translates as MQPTLFESETGLPSLRFGAEPLEDPVDPVVAAEMFAGPETVSASDHVVLFGAGLGYRVQRLRELGRDPIVFEPCGAALELARAHGPGVEGAQVFTDLTKLHEHLLGVSRPDQNTILLHAPPYARAFPDALSAVASLINEVQGLVMLRRNSVQERAAFLTERALENLPRLADVPSIASLSGALEGVPAFIVSAGPSLDKNRHLLAEASKRGAVFAVNTSAPVMAAIDAPIDLLVAIEALDVSEPMKKAAHVTRALALDLTSGGPNFEVDVARKVCFLANAAQYRWLGDALGIGVLGYGGSVATAAFSLAAALGADPIVVLGQDLAYTDGRGYASDTLFEGTVVRREGPLLHIDRVAKWDEMTRAGGLKVPSKVRPAVDVPAWGGGTVWSTHELTLFRRWFEMAARELRGVRRLVNATEGGASIEGFEETALEALLAELPERTHDLHARIDAAPTVPSARIREVASEAARSAGALANAASKVVKGLQRRNAKAARKASEQVKARAKESPLAESHVAPALMEIMADDALAPAERERRTYAAIESSAKKVAALAKRAAR